The genomic interval TGCATAAGGTGTTTGTTATGCCTATAAAAGGAAACCTTGGGAGAGTTCTAGGGACACGAAATTCTGACCATTATTCTCCCAAAAGTGTTGTAGAACTTCTCTCTcaagtttgtgagatgaattgTAAGTTAGGATAGAGTTCTTAACAAGGTTAGAGATGAACATCTATGTGTAGTATTTCTACTTCTCTGTTTTGATTCAAATTGGAGTTTAATAAATGTAACTTTTTTTTATTATGTATGAAGCTCtttatcatttttagtttcaattaaatcaaagattatgattttCAAGTTCGTATAAATTCAGTCATGCTTTCTTTATGCTATTTCTTTTTAATCATAGTTTTATTTTATAGGTTGATCTTTTACTGCAATATTGTCAGTAGATATATTGTCGATTTTGGATAACCTATAAGATAACATTTTCTTGTTCTCAAGGAAAAAgatttttatgcatattaaatacattTGCTTATCATTTGTTCTTCAAAGAAATACTTTCCGATTGAAGGTTTGGGACGTGAAATTTTTAGTTGAGTTATAAAATTGAATCAAAATAGGAAATAGATTTACGAAGCATAGAAGGGATTCTCAACGCGTTGTTATCCTTAATACTTGAGTCTCTTCAACTTATTTTGTTGTAAACACTTCCTCGTGGGATCGACACCTcaatatatacttcaataaccGCTAGTATATTTTGAGTGTAATCATTTGTCAGTATAATATGTATGtaagctcacttgccacacactagtaatagcatatttcttcttattaagagttgtctcatcctagtaatttaatatttttttcaagtgatctaactAAAtaagtagatcaggctcgcagatagtgAGGTTGTCTACACTACcttgtttgtagggtaagtgttaacaggagattgtatttttgggtagtaacCAGGAGTTTTAGGTATAtgatactgggatgatgtgtaattatgtaattatgttttggaaaaaaattggattctggtattataaatatggatttatatttttatattttctgctgcttaggtatgtaatatgagcagggtttcctcagtgctcacttggggcctaGGAGGTTATAGCATATAAtttaggggtatcagagtaaataggtaaaaaaaaaaatggtataatttttgggtcgctACATATACATACCCTAGTGAacacacataccagagtactaaccatccatatacatgtctaacacattcTCAAAAAGAAATACAACATACtttaggggaatcctccatccctagttCAGAACACTCACCCTGACTACGCAGGGTattagctcccctctatctcggagctctattaCCTGGTCTATctcgatttcctgaaatatttataagtttgggtgagacacatttcaataaGACAGaagaaattatttatagtgtgtggcaatataagtTTCATTATATCAGGACATACTCTttaaaatcatcatatcatatgaGAAAATAAACTggtatatgctcataatcatatagatataaaacccaagctttcataagcttttaattccatttccaaatccattcacatgcaacccacaTTTACCAATGAAATTCCTGAGAATAAAGGAGATTACACACCTATACATGTCGCTCTCCTCTGCTTTTATATCGTTTGCAtccttacccgattaactcgggttcggctacaactgatacttattagggcacttaccttacttagtaagccctaaAACGAagtgttttacttcactttaattatttatattattaactcacgctctttcatttctcatttccattctcatttccattttcatttcattttcatttcacatctagctcatgagtgtccttggTAACCGATACAtccgcgtttgtaactcatggctgccttgaggatattttccatgccatgcttcacccTATGGTCAAGGTCACTCTCCATACTCCACgctatgcttccccccatggtcagggctGTGCACTTTGAAGGCTAAACCTAACCGGGgttggcctacctggttagatcaaaatgaACATACCATATACTCATCTATAGTACGAATGACCTGCCATATACCTTAATCCGAGCTCAAGGGGCAAAAACTACCCTTCTCCCTAGCTCATTCGAGttgtcacaccacacgctccatGAGTCCATGTAGTTGCActtaatcaccactagcaatgataccgtgctcaTTTGAACAAtacatccatccatcagggttcccatttccacatttcaatatttcataaTTGCAGTATTCACAATGCAAATTTTTACATTTCCAGTCTTCTCATTACACATTCATATTGtagtattcacgttgcaatattcacatttctaaaattcacattttcatattcacatagcagtattcacatttcatcattctcattgcagcactaacattgcaatgttcacattttcagtattctcATTTCGGTGTTCACATATCAAGATTTACATTGTAGATTTCACattgtaatattttcattttctacattcacaactcatttcaccatttcaatggtatttcatcaattcaatactcatttcatctcatagtaacatatacatatctcatttcacaatattcatcatttctcaataaaacatttccatatttcatatttcatcatttctcagaaggtacttttcagtacatatcacttttcattatctttcacatttcaaatctcatatttcaatacacatttcatagcCTCATTCTTCTCAATGTAAACCAtttaactcaatttcaaatacatttcagtataaatcatatgtcacacaattttcatctaatattcatatcataataaatttgatgtaaaatatcatatttccatttctcatatttctcaaccaataattttcagaaaagactgcaataatttattccccttacttgacttactgagaggtccactaacaccccaAAGCATATGCTCCACGACGTTCACAGTTCAAAagcctaaaattcacatttatccCAAATTATTCAATTAAACTCCGAGAAAAATTTTCGTTTAACACTTCCCAGGTTTCGTATAttccaaattaactttaaaactctaaaatacactgcttaccctgattttgggatggtgcccaagaaccCCAAGCTAAAACTCTACTCtgcctaagttgtagagaatcttcctagaaaCCTCGTCGTGGTTCTTAATCGTCAATCTAGGCTTTAACGAAGATGGAATTAAGGAGAGAATAAAGAGGGGTTCATAGGGttttagaagagagagagagagagagagaagaattttgTTTTGTTAAATAAAATGAAGCTCGCAGGTTCCCTTATAACACCCACTACaaagaaaaccgtcgatgattttttgCACTGttcacaaaatcgtcgacggtttgggcttTAATCTGCCCATTTTCATTGTTTTACCTATTCCCAAGCCACGATAAAAAGAAAACTGTCGACTGTTTTCTGCGGCCCTcacgaaaccgtcgacgatttgggcTTCCCAAactaaattttttccttttcttattttccttattatttaaaatttctcggGTCTCTATAGCATTTGTTTCTTGGAATAGTGagattttgttatggcattctaggatagGTCATCCAAATTCTCAATACTTAAGacatttatttccttccatttgttcaaataaaatgtcttctaAGTTTCATTGTGAGATTTGTGAATTTGCAAAAAACCATCataattcctttccaaaatccaaATACAAATCATTCAGACCTTTTACTATaattcacagtgatttatgggggccctcacGCTCTCTTAATCACACTTAcacgaaatggtttgttacttttattgatgatcaaacttgtatttgttgggtttatatgttgaaagataaaactgaattCCGTTCTATTTTTATCaatttccactccatgattcaaacagaattccaaactcacattcaaatcttGCGTACTAATAATGATACAGAATATTTCAATACTATCATGggaaattatcttcaagaaaatggaattatCCATCAACGttcctgtgtggatacccctTAACAAAATAGGGTTGCTGAACgcaaaaataggcatattcttgaagtagcttgGGCATTGATGTttactacaaatatgaaaaaatatttttggggcaatgtcattttaacagctacatatctcattaatagaatgcctagtcgggttctttcttttgccacaCCTCTCCAAAAATTTCAAGAATGTTTTCCCATCTCTTGGCTCAACTTCATTCTCTCCCTGAAAATTTTTGGGCGTACTATATTTgtacatgttcatgctcacaataggGATAAATTGGACCCTCGTGCCATTAAGCGTGTTTTTATTAgttactctcctactcagaaatactacaaatgttatgatcttgccacaaaaaaaaaaaaaaaaaaatgtttgttaaCCTTGATATCACATTCTTTAAAATCACTCCTTACTtccaaaagccctctcttcagggggagaattagaatgaagatcggttctttgatttctatGTTAATGAATCTGTGCCATATACTAAGTTTGCCATTACACCATTCCGTGACCTGTCATGTACAAAAGATCACTTAAACTCAATGGGAGGAgtagaaaaacaaaataacaaggaaATATGTGTTTACTCAAGGAAGCCAAAAACAAAGAACAGAGAGAATCTCATACCTaaggcaccaagagagttggaaccaGTGATAGCTTCGAGCAACCATGATTCCACACCCAATCCCAATCCGATAATAGATGGTCATGAGCTTCCTTCTAATAAGTCTACACctaatgacatcaatttacccattgcagtcagaaaacaaactaggaAATGTACTCTATAACCCTAGTAAAAatacatgtcctataaaactttgtCTACAGGGTGTcgtgcttttacttctaaccttgataggataaaaattccaaagaatattcagaAATCCTTGGAGATTTCTGAATGGAGGGAagctgtcatggaggaaatgtgggccctGGAAAAGAATAgaacttgggacgttatgaaTTTTCCAAGAGGGAAGAAGTtagtaggctgcaaatgggtcttTATAGTGAAATACAGAGATGATGGGACAATTGAACGGTATAAAGCTCGAatggttgcaaaagggtttacacagacCTATAGCATTGACTACACGGAGAGGTTTTACACcagtggcaaaattgaatacagttcAAGTCCTCATTTCCTTGGCAACCAACTTGGATTGACCACTAcagcaactcgacattaagaatgcatttctaaatggtgagttagaagaagaagtcgaCATGACGACACTGCCAGGTTTTAGTAAGaaggtgaagaaaacaaagtatgtaaactcaagaagtccttgtatggactcaagcaatctcctagagcatggttcgacgGACTTGCTAAGGTGATAAAGAACCAAatatatcgacaagggcaattagatcacactatgtttttcCAATAGTttgaaagtggtaagaaaacaattctgattgtgtatgttgatgatataatcctaactagAGATGACACAATgtagatggaaagattgaagaaagtcctagttgttgagtttgaagttaaaTATCTAGGAAAAATgtggtacttcttgggaatggaagttgctagatcaaaaaagggtatcagtgtctctcagcAAAAGTgtatccttgatctcctaaccgaaactggcatgcttggatgcaaacctagtgaaacccccatTGAAGCAGTACAGAGAGTTGAAAACTGTGGAATATCGATTGAAGAAGAGAGGtttcagagattggttggtaaactaatctatCTATCATATACCAGACCCAACATTGCATTtgcagtaagtgtggtaagccacCACATgcattcacaaaaaaaaaaactcacctaGATGTTGTGTACAAGATCTTTAGGTATCTCAAGGGCTCTCCGGgtaaaggactcttcttcaagaagtgtgaaagtaaggaagtagaaGTTTTCAAATGCGGATTGGgtaggatcagtggaagatagaatgTCTACCACTGAATATTGTACCTCTGCatggggaaatttggtgacttggaggagtaaaAAATATAATGTAGTAGCTcgaagtagtgctgaagctgaattcagggcagttgcataagggatatgtgaaggactgtggttacggaaactctgGAAAGAATTATAGATCTTGGTGAAAtcccctatcaaactctactatGATAAAAAAGCAGTCATTAGTATCTCTCtgaatccagttcaacatgacaggactaagcatATAGAAGTGGACCGACgctttatcaaagagaaggttgaagaaggaaccattggtatgacttatgtacctaccaaagAACAAACAACGGACATCTTTACCAAAAGGTTAGTTCGATAGGTTTTTGATGATTTCATCTGCAAGTTAGATATGATCAATATTTAtaatccaacttgagggggagcgTAGTATTttggagtgatttaggggatatttatgtagataattgtatattattgagagggATTATTGTAAGAGATTGTTTCTATATTTAGAATACACGATTGTATTATAAGTATTGTATATTGGCTTATacaaaaattattcaagaaatatagAAATTATTCATTCTGATTTCTGTTGGGATCTTCATATTAATATGCGTGGTTGAAACGTTGTCGGCACTGAAGAGCAAGATGGCCGGCCCTGTTGCAGCGATGGAGTCGACAAGGAGACGAACTTTGCCAAAGTAATCGGAGATGGATTGGTCACCTCGGGAAAGATTTGTGAGTTGGAAACGGATTTGAAATTCTTTGGCATGAGCTTGATAGGAGAACATGGATGAAAGGGAGGTCCATAATTGATGGGAAGTTTTGGAGGACACAACGTGACCTAAAATGGAGTCCGAAAGAGAGGAGAAGGGAATGCTAAGAATCAGTTGGTCGAGATGCCTCCAAGAATGAAAATCAgggttgggttttgggtttgattGGGAGGAATTGGGAAGAAATTCTGAGGGAGGTGTGGAAGAACTATCGACAAAGGAGAAAAGGTCTTGTCCACGAAGGTAGGTGGAGATTTGAACATTCCACAGTAAATAATTATCTGTGGAGAGTTTTGTGGTAACTATGTGAGAGAAGGAGGAAGCAGCAAAAAAGtgagaggaagaggaagaagacagACCGGTTGCCATTGAAGGAGGATCGGCGAGACTGGTGGTCTGTAGCTGTGATACCATGTTCAAAGGAGAATGAAAGATACTGGGATACTGGAATTCTTCTTCTTTGATATTCTCATTGAATgatgtacgtatatatatataacacaataaaTTTGTTACATATTGGTTGTATAAAACAGAAAAGGAATAACAGATTACAAGACTTCAGATTCCTGAACATCAAGTGCTTGTGAAAAGGTCTTCTTATGTGCAGGTGGGTTGTATAGCTTAATATGCATCTCCCCACCAGCCTACATTACAATAAGCTAGAAGGTGACTGCCAATTTCTCTTCCTCGTCTCATGAATGTGatgaagaaaggaaaataaatgaGAGAGGCTTTTCTACTCCCCGCAAGACCAATACATTTAAAGTGGAAGGAAAATGTATGGAAAGAAAAAGGAACCTACTAAATATAAGTAATAATCATTTCTTTTTAACTCTACTGTTTTTCATTCAAGCAGAAAATGACGAGAAAATTAAGCCTATTTTATTCCCTTCAGCACTTTTCCCCTGTTTCACAGCAAACAAAGTGTAAATGAGACTCTCATATAGTCTGTCCCACTCAACATCTTCCTTTGCAATCCTTAAGACATTTGTGTTACTTCATCACTCATTCTGAAAATTTTAACATGTGCTTTTGGACCTTAGCTGGAGGGAAATTTCTGGAAAATTTACTCTTTTTGAAAATGCTATCACCAAAAACCTTAGCAGGAAGGGAATTCCCGCAGTCCATACAATTTTAATGGTTGGCATTTAAAGAACTACTAGACTCTTATAACTTTCTTAGGATGTTAGCTGTCAAATTGTCATCTTGCACCTTCCCTCTCATTCTTCCCATGTGATCTTGGACCACAATCCAACAAATTTTCTCTTTCATTTGGTAAACACATTAAACCCCCATTGATAAAGTCACTACTATTAAAATATCAATTGTATTCAAAACAATGATGCCCTAGATAATAGCTTGATGCAGGAATAATTTCTGTAACTATAAGAGGAAGATTACTTAGTGAACTAATGTTGATTTAAATGAGGCTCTTTCTGGTCCCCAAATCCAGAGTGATCCATCATTGTCGTGCTTGGAAGTGTGCTGTTGACGTTGTAAATTCTCATGGCTTGATTGTCCAATATTATTCAGAGTTTTTCCCGCTTTTTGGGCTTAAGATCATTAAAATCCCTTAATATATATGATGGGTTTAATAAATTTTTGAGTTATCTCATAGCCTTCCCCGGCCAATGCATTTATACCAAAATGAAGTTGCCTGTCCTATGCTGCAATAGGCCAAAAGGGCCTCACCAAGGGCCAACATAGTTCACAAGCTCTGCTCTTTCTATTTTGGAACAAAGTTCACCAAGAGCTTTGTAGGTGTGTGGTTCTCATTTTCTCATTCTATTTTGGATGGCATTGCCTAACTACAAATTGCATCAAAGCCCATTAATTCATAGCCAAGCTCTGCTCTTCCTATATAAGCCTACCCAAACACTGCAGAAAAAAACCACTCTCTGCAAGCTCAAACCAGTGAAAAAAATGCTTCACATTGTCTTCCTCTTTTCTCTCCTACTGTCCTCACATGCTGCAGTTCAAGATTTTTGTGTTGCAAACTTTAAGGCCCCAGAAGGCCCAGCAGGCTACTCCTGCAAGAAGCCTGCAAAGGTCAAAGTTAGTGACTTCGTGTTTACTGGCCTCGGCATCCCTGGAAACACTTCAAACATCATCAAAGCTGCAGTGACTCCGGCATTTGCAGCCCAATTCCCGGGTGTGAATGGGCTGGGCATTTCCATGGCACGGCTAGACCTAGCCCCCGCCGGGGTTGTGCCAATGCACACCCACCCGGGTGGGTCAGAGGTTTTAGTTGTGGTGCAGGGTTCAATCACTGCCGGTTTTATTTCCTCGGCCAATGCTGTTTACGTGGAGAAGCTTAAGAAGGGAGATATTATGGTATTTCCAAAAGGGTTGCTGCATTTTCAAGTGAATGCTGGTGGGATTCCAGCAATTGCTTTTGTCAGCTTCAGCAGCGCAAGTCCTGGACTCCAAATCGTTGATTTTGCACTGTTTGGCAACAACTTGCCATCTGCCTTGGTGGAGAAAACTACTTTCCTTGATGATGCTCAAGTGAAGAAGCTCAAGGGAGTTCTTGGTGGTTCTGGCTAATTAAGATTGCCCAAAAATTGCCTCTACCTTGTTCACATGCATTGATTCTTTATATTGGTTTCTTTTAGCTTGTTCCATGCCTTGTACTTGGTTCTTAGAGCTTTGTTATTATTCTTCTGAACAATGTCAATGCATCAAATTCAATACTTGGTTCGGTTGAGAAGTGATCTAcgagcaacaatcgcacaagcCAAATTACCCAATCAAAAATATGAGAcgagatttacgtggttcggtccactgtGACCTATGTCCACGAGAGAGCAAAAAATCTACTATAATTGCCGTGAGAATTatacaaggagaaggaggaggctactTCCCTCAACTcatctctcattctctctacAAGGATTCACTCTACCTTACACACAGCACACAACACCTCTCTGCAACACACAACTCTCAACTTTCTCACAATATAGCTCTCTACACGCACACAACACAACCCTCTGCTGCACACACATTGTTAGGAACCTGTAAGCATCCAGAAAAatgtgacaccagaaatttaacatggttcggtcaatatcgacctacgtccacggaacacacaccaaatattcactatttcgccaaaaaattacaattctcactctctctctccctctcttccttctctttctcctctctacTCTCTAAGCTTCTCACTGTACATATCTTGTATTTCTcaaccctctatttatagggctgatgtttaaatcataattaaatcacaatttaaacataatCAAACATAAATGGGAAGTTACAATAGAGAGATAAAATGGAGATTCACCGCGTGAGATTAATTGCACCGCGTTCCAACTCAACTCTAGTTCCTGGCTGTCTCCTGGCTTCAGCTATAACTATCTCCCACTTGAAGACAGAGACGCTTCTttaaccagtatcatgaataaataatgtgctcaaaatatatgccttcaagcatgaagaccgaCTGATTTTTGTAGACTAATCTGATGactgtcagcttcacaactgatgtaaagatgtcggtgtagtcaatcccttccttcggCTCAAaacctttgactaccaaccgaggcttATACCTTCTGAAGCAATCATGCTCTTCTTCgattctatacacccacttgttgtaaaggcctttgggcaacttccacgttATGTTGGAGGTGAAGGACTTCATCTCATCATTGCTCATATCTGCCAcctaacatgcttcatcatagcattcgggctctccttcATCTATAGGAAGTAAGAAATTAatataccttctatttggtacatGAGACCGAGTaaatctcctaagctctggagctggagtaggagacggtggtgcgacgatctgctccactggttcctccacctgaggattctcggcattctactgttgtgtcccgacacattctgagtggaatagttctagtctcttcttctttggggcatgggtgtttatctagaaactaaccctcttctgtttctcGACTATACAATCCTtacacatgtcaatctgcactgactgtagaccactcaatttttcttttgagtgcatcaccctaagtcccttctcactcatgtgaccaagtcattGGTGTCAGATGTTACTGTCAtcatttcttgcagcaactgaaatagacatggaggcattggaggttagaaaaagtgtttcgcttttcttacctcgcacaatcgttagtacaccctttgaaactttccattcatcaccaatgaatttCGTCATGTATCCCTCATCTTCTAGCtcaccaactgagatcaaattctttctcaggcctgtaatatatctgacatccttcagctttcATACTGACCCGTTTCTATTGATATTCACAACTCCCTTACCGATTACgttgcaaggttgatcgttgccaaggtacaccttaccaaaattacctggtttgtactcctctaggcaatctctgcagcaagtggcatgaaatgaggctccggaatctaagacccaagactcttgcttgctctccaaaaagcatatcaacatctcatcattttcggaagcaatatttACTTATGTCTTTGCCCTTATCTCGTATTCTTCCTTCtgacttctgcactggttcttgtaataactagtttttccacagtttcagcactcaataacttttgtgctctgggaacctatGTCCTATGTACTTCTGGGATTTTGGATTTAGACCGCCTTGGCCTAGATCTACCGtgattgtttgatcgtccatgcatgtttcctctg from Malania oleifera isolate guangnan ecotype guangnan chromosome 9, ASM2987363v1, whole genome shotgun sequence carries:
- the LOC131164154 gene encoding auxin-binding protein ABP19a; its protein translation is MALPNYKLHQSPLIHSQALLFLYKPTQTLQKKTTLCKLKPVKKMLHIVFLFSLLLSSHAAVQDFCVANFKAPEGPAGYSCKKPAKVKVSDFVFTGLGIPGNTSNIIKAAVTPAFAAQFPGVNGLGISMARLDLAPAGVVPMHTHPGGSEVLVVVQGSITAGFISSANAVYVEKLKKGDIMVFPKGLLHFQVNAGGIPAIAFVSFSSASPGLQIVDFALFGNNLPSALVEKTTFLDDAQVKKLKGVLGGSG